In Plasmodium gaboni strain SY75 chromosome 7, whole genome shotgun sequence, the following are encoded in one genomic region:
- a CDS encoding hypothetical protein (conserved Plasmodium protein, unknown function), with product MAYHLFKKLQKVSSKENKQKNEKKNDDIDEWIKYLNENSKKEILLEDDNNISKDDKNSSYINEYVNYLNKILKHTECIKNKKDIEENDNKYNKDDINNINNENEHTNIYMDDNINKDCNYNRNNKSIYIKKFCNILNIIDIYNNFKNDENKCDICNKYNVFDIFEDIFLNCLEILNKFLSLNKDMFLKKNIKIDCNELKEYINNINILLKETNNGELFFSLFSLQTDNSSFIFLIYEIILILQKIYIYDNINFYLYLHNNIIYSNKVNSSYYYNIYSLKCLQILYHEYYKDKTQVYEEDSNIYATKLYDQYLMLLNNIRKNKIMYLEYISIFFNENPNMNDNIKNKIYMSPQQQYVYKNRTKNYYFNENNNDFFSIPANKSFSSKLFISHQNKELERILRKLNNIKKWNNKILMYNNFLYDLSPHDDLNIDSVDNKKYADHKKLQDNIDKRKEIHNTKTMSNNNSDHNDDYIESLDKCNYKMNNSNIYEHEKCTSNMDIKHDKENKNKCKNKSKNKSKNNNDKLYYSSYSNSEHNKNDTSTNYFSSDITNSFLSIDEEYYYNEENTIKMIKEKKKKKENLKYIEQDNLFLLMIRKNKIDNIRNNIHKLVLNKNNFIDKLLSIINSNQDAYLINEILLLFLLFSQNCIEIKNIITYGRIIETVMKMIREEHTSLFEKCNHFYFLIDDINLKMYKDKRKIFNSTGHENNMTQYQNGMDIQNIQNINNNSSNYYFKKDVLNNLEVQNKNKNNINILNTCSNEYEERLNDNKQIDEEKQQKKKKEDIYNNIHNYNDIYNNNNICDNNTYYNNIINTFLEEAQNENKKDKEMELYLDNISINIDIKTSLLLLKDLIIDSEFGLKYIYELNMLEDFILININLYNIILYIYKNDMYKYYHNTLYFINIFLEILYNLCNYDHKNKEQIGLKKLLPIIKNLQFCEHSFFFLFKFVYIYMYKINQNINIFYSSEKIKDYQNEKGKVNEDNYSASKYDDNKNNDDNNNSDDNKYINNNYIDDKYLHNSDHKLFLLCYNNHLSSFSGLDENEKVLNIFINQHFIHFFNILCRFLYYNEEWCIHFLFNNYNKGSKKSIDIHSEENIFIEASFKIQNYFFLEDILTYYLKNLKEVKYIDMLLILLFYCKNHVIQKNIYEFFICLCERYTILSNYLNTLFFVDQTIFFYFINYIMNSVRTSFLRIKDKMILKEKKKKNNILKKNDNEDITNKARSNESNIVLNQHNNNNNNLCDDNIGLGFFVNYMEELEFIIKILNIINVYINDKDEKNEIIADNDNITKIDLNFEEIIYYNSMYINTLKGKDIYNYLKKLNNNLIRNILILRINNILYKYNNHTIDDEYIYGTLKYLLYFLSNKLECKKKIKCLICVYISILIIYYLRSEKIKTMLIQHIIQNNLFNVLYNLLNYYCTYKFKKKYFFLSSFDKNNDLHINIKNVLNIKRNKYFFYYSNEKALYFIHYIYTNFIHHSFLTNVFEQRGTFFLNNKELNYKSDCLKDIQQTNKKKKKKSKSKSKKKKKKNKYPSNYNDKNCDSIYNTHFYNNNDIYNFDEQKSFYDTNFKGTSNLMCAQNKDRTNDTYSNLYSVPSKKNEKSKKNKLIKHINNDISDLRKKLDNQEIEHIQEKVYLNKIIEKKNDIINNILYTYLLLKEKNEKTEEENIKLKNKLLLKEKENDIILNQNVDTIKNDYIILLNNMEETKNENEKMNTQLDKYTDLLIYLYDNIKECRAYMQNIENITFFKNKNEKHNQEKYFNIQEKNDQPIEISIQHDHKDGINNDTHVFNQMDKISVNDRSTNIVNKIYDNINNANDMNENKYNMDEIYGNNKTYNYIYSEKREQLDNLMLNQINKNEVYQTSNQIYDQSYNHTNDHSYNQLNVQSHSELNGQSYNQQYNEIYRQPYDTSNYQAYNQIYGQYYDNTNYQTYNQTDDNTNNPK from the coding sequence ATGGCTTACCACTTGTTCAAAAAACTACAAAAGGTTAGCAGCAAAGAGAATAAACAAAAgaatgaaaagaaaaatgatGACATTGATGAATGGATTAAATATTTGAATGAGAATTctaaaaaagaaatattattggaggatgataataatattagtaaggatgataaaaatagtagttatataaatgaatatgtaaattatttaaataaaattttaaagCATACAgaatgtataaaaaataaaaaagatatcgaagagaatgataataaatataataaagatgatataaacaatattaataatgaaaatgaacacactaatatatatatggatgataatattaataaagattgtaattataatagaaataataaatccatatatattaaaaaattttgtaacatattaaatattattgatatatataacaattttaaaaatgatgaaaataaatgtgatatatgtaataaatataatgtgTTCGATATATTtgaagatatatttttgaacTGTTTAGAgatattaaataaatttttatctttaaataaagatatgtttttaaaaaaaaatataaaaatagattgtaatgaattaaaagaatacataaataatattaatatattacttaaagaaacaaataatggagaattatttttttcactTTTTTCTTTACAAACTGATAATTCtagttttatatttttaatatatgaaataatattaattcttcaaaaaatatatatatatgataatattaatttttatttatatttacataataatattatatattcaaataaagttaattcttcttattattataatatctATTCATTGAAGTGCTTACAAATATTGTATCATGAGTATTATAAAGATAAGACACAAGTTTATGAAGAAGACtctaatatatatgctaccaaattatatgatcaatatttaatgttattaaataatataaggaaaaataaaataatgtatcttgaatatatatcaatatttttcaatGAGAATCctaatatgaatgataatataaaaaataaaatatatatgtcaCCTCAACAacaatatgtatataaaaatagaacaaaaaattattatttcaatgaaaataataatgatttCTTTTCTATACCAGCAAATAAATCCTTTAGTTCTAAGCTATTTATATCTCATCAAAATAAGGAACTTGAAAGAATATTGAGAAaattgaataatataaaaaaatggaacaataaaatattgatgtataataatttcttgTATGATTTATCACCACATGATGATTTAAATATTGATTCGGTTgacaataaaaaatatgcagatcataaaaaattacaagataatatagataaaagaaaagaaattCATAACACTAAAACTATgagtaataataatagtgaCCATAATGATGATTATATTGAATCATTAGATAAATGTAATtacaaaatgaataattctaatatatatgaacatgAAAAATGTACATCAAATATGGATATAAAACATGAcaaagaaaataaaaataaatgtaaaaataaaagtaaaaataaaagtaaaaataataatgataaattatattattcatcTTATAGTAATAGtgaacataataaaaatgatacaTCTACAAATTATTTTAGTAGTGATATAACAAATTCATTTCTTTCAATAGATGAggaatattattataatgaagaaaatacaataaaaatgataaaggagaaaaaaaaaaaaaaagaaaatttgaaatatatagaacaagacaatttatttctattaatgataagaaaaaataaaatagataatattagaaataatatacataaacttgtattaaataaaaacaattttATAGACAAATTATTGTCGATAATAAATTCTAATCAGGATGCTTATCTTATCAATGaaatattgttattatttttattattttcacAGAATTGTAttgaaattaaaaatataataacatatgGAAGAATCATAGAAACTGTGATGAAAATGATCAGAGAAGAACACACTTCTTTGTTTGAAAAATGTAATCatttctattttttaataGATGATATAAATCTAAAGATGTATAAGgataaaagaaaaatttttaattcaaCAGGTCATGAAAACAATATGACACAATATCAAAATGGAATGgatatacaaaatattcaaaatataaataataacagtagtaattattattttaaaaaggATGTGTTAAACAATTTGGAGGTgcaaaataaaaataaaaataatattaatattcTTAATACATGTTCCAATGAATATGAGGAAAgattaaatgataataaacaaattgatgaagaaaaacaacaaaagaaaaaaaaagaagacatatataataatatacataattataatgatatatataataataataatatatgtgataataatacatattataataatattataaatacCTTTCTTGAAGAAGcacaaaatgaaaataaaaaagacAAAGAGATGGAATTATATCTAGATAATATttcaataaatatagatataaaaaCTAGTTTGTTACTTTTAAAAGATTTAATTATTGATAGTGAGTTTGgtttaaaatatatttatgaattAAATATGTTAGAAGATTTTATACTTATcaatattaatttatataatataattttatatatatataaaaatgatatgtataaatattatcataatacattatattttattaatatattcttagaaatattatataaccTATGTAATTATgatcataaaaataaagaacaaataggtttaaaaaaattattacCAATAATAAAGAATCTACAATTTTGTGAACactctttttttttcctctttaaatttgtatatatatatatgtataaaataaaccagaatataaatatattttattcatctgaaaagataaaagattatcaaaatgaaaaagGAAAAGTAAATGAAGATAATTATTCCGCATCaaaatatgatgataataaaaataatgatgataacAACAAtagtgatgataataaatatattaataataattatattgaTGATAAATATCTTCATAATAGTGATCATAAATTATTCCTGCtttgttataataatcacTTATCAAGTTTCAGTGGACTAGATGAAAACGAGAAagtattaaatatttttataaaccaacattttatacatttttttaatattttatgtagatttttatattataatgaagaGTGGtgtattcattttttatttaataattataataaaggTTCCAAAAAAAGTATTGATATACATAgtgaagaaaatatttttattgaGGCTAGTTTTAAAattcaaaattatttttttctagAGGATATATTAACTTATTATCTAAAGAATTTAAAAGaagtaaaatatatagacATGTTATTGatcttattattttattgtaaAAATCATgttattcaaaaaaatatttatgaattttttatttgtttatgTGAAAGATATACCATTCTATCGAATTATCTAAATACACTATTTTTTGTGGATCAAActatattcttttattttattaattatattatgaacaGTGTAAGAACATCTTTTCTAAGGATTAAAGATAAAATGATTctaaaggaaaaaaaaaaaaaaaataatattttaaaaaaaaatgataatgaagATATTACAAATAAAGCTAGATCTAATGAATCAAATATTGTTCTAAATcaacataataataataataataatttatgtgatgataatatagGCTTGGGTTTTTTTGTGAATTATATGGAGGAGCTTGAgtttataataaaaattttaaacataataaacgtgtatataaatgataaagatgaaaagaatgaaattatagctgataatgataatataacaaagatagatttaaattttgaagaaataatttattataatagtATGTATATTAATACTTTGAAAGgaaaagatatatataattatttaaaaaaattaaataataacttaattagaaatattttaatattaagaataaataatattttatataaatataataatcacACTATTGatgatgaatatatatatggaacattaaaatatttattatatttcttatcTAACAAATTAgaatgtaaaaaaaaaataaaatgtcttatatgtgtatatattagtatacttattatatattatttaagaagtgaaaaaataaaaactaTGTTAATACAACatattatacaaaataatttatttaatgttttatataatttattgaattattattgtacatataaatttaaaaaaaaatatttcttcCTTTCTTCCTTTGATAAGAATAATgatttacatataaatattaaaaatgttttaaatataaaaagaaataaatatttcttttattattcaaatgaaaaggcactttattttatacattatatatatacaaattttATACATCACTCTTTTTTGACTAACGTCTTTGAACAAAGAGGaaccttttttttaaataacaaggaattaaattataaatcGGATTGTTTAAAAGATATTCAGCAAAcaaacaagaaaaaaaaaaaaaaaagtaaaagtaaaagtaaaaagaaaaagaaaaaaaataagtatccttcaaattataatgataaaaacTGTGATTCCATATATAACACccatttttataataataatgatatatataattttgatgAACAAAAATCATTTTATGATACTAACTTTAAAGGGACCTCTAATTTGATGTGTGCACAAAATAAAGATAGAACAAATGATACATATTCTAATTTATATTCTGTTCCTTCAAAAAAGAACGAAAAAAGcaagaaaaataaattaataaaacatattaataatgatatatcggatttaagaaaaaaactAGACAATCAAGAAATAGAACATATACAAGAAAAAgtttatttaaataaaatcatcgaaaaaaaaaatgatatcataaacaatattttatatacatacctattattaaaagagaaaaatgaaaaaacagaggaagaaaatataaagttgaaaaataaattattattaaaagaaaaagaaaatgatattatattaaacCAAAATGTAGATactattaaaaatgattatattattttattaaataatatggaagaaactaaaaatgaaaatgaaaaaatgaatacTCAATTAGATAAGTATACTGatttgttaatatatttatatgataatattaaagaatGCAGAGCATATATGcaaaatattgaaaatattactttctttaaaaataaaaatgaaaagcataatcaagaaaaatattttaatatacaagaaaaaaatgatcAGCCAATAGAAATATCAATTCAACACGATCATAAAGATggaataaataatgatacTCACGTGTTCAATCAGATGGATAAAATAAGTGTAAATGATAGAAGTACCAATATagtaaataaaatatatgataatataaataatgcAAATGACatgaatgaaaataaatataatatggATGAAATTTatggtaataataaaacttacaattatatttatagtGAAAAAAGGGAACAATTGGATAATTTAATGTtaaatcaaataaataaaaatgaagtATATCAAACAAGTAACCAAATATATGATCAGTCATATAATCATACAAATGATCATTCATATAATCAATTGAATGTGCAATCACACAGTGAGTTAAATGGACAATCATATAACCAAcaatataatgaaatatatagaCAACCTTATGATACTTCAAATTATCAAGCATATAATCAAATATATGGGcaatattatgataatacaAATTACCAAACATATAATCAAACAGATGACAATACGAATAATCCaaagtaa
- a CDS encoding putative DNA mismatch repair protein MSH2 has product MSTADESEDKSRVISFNLDVRNNIRYVGICIYDIYSNEFSLCEYIENEHFTVLESILLQTRPSSFLYLSNNEKVDEKRIHLILNLCDIKYKELPKIFYESGCIENDLMKLLKGSDIKHCVHFLTDLQLACKSLCSIIKDLDLLNDNSSINKCILKNYHINKYLKLDKAAMIALNIYDDIHMDHSSNKNTSKTNPSSANTLTLYKFLNKCKTKIGQRKLLNWIIHPIRDEQKINERLDMVQIFKEDNVTRSIIQSDYLRKVCDLQIIIKKFKTTSGYLNDNNINDNNINNNDNNMCDHNNNSMIMKKKNNNIIFKGKHSCTLEDLVKLYDTIVVSKKIYYLLNDYKGTNENTLNKKILKPLCDCLIKLEPYLKLIELTIDFEEIEKQNNYLISRTFDENLDLLATQKDNIYNLIKEHKFEVEEDIQYLKGKQIKKKPTSANKLIGGQINNTNNTNNTNNTNYNNIKEDIKLVECNANIFLFRAVKKDINYIQERKNVYIQVRMNKNEILFHTNKLKNLCRQYEHILNQYNIIQESLAHKAIQVACSYWEPIITLSKILSEIDIFCSFGFISSSSISTYVRPEIQENGNLLHMKNSRHPLVESNLLLINNFIPNDVYMDKELTRLNIITGPNMGGKSTYIRQIALICVMAHIGCFVPCTFAKIPILTQIMCRVGSSDIQLKGISTFFSEMIEISAIIKNADQNTLIIIDELGRGTSTYEGFGISWSVAYYILNTIKCFCLFATHFHEMSNLEDEYKGVTNNHVGAKIDTHTKKISFLYEIKKGYADKSYGVYVAQIAQLPKTVIDKAFQKSKELESVENRHYFKKKLLNHTNQHNNTNHTSNHNKYISYLKDIFSVTNEHEFLTSFKKYKEQINNILNDI; this is encoded by the coding sequence ATGTCAACTGCTGACGAAAGTGAGGATAAAAGCCGAGTTATAAGTTTCAATTTAGACGTAAGAAACAATATTAGATATGTAGGTATATGCATATACGACATATATAGTAACGAATTTTCTTTATGCgaatatatagaaaatgaACATTTTACTGTTCTAGAATCCATATTACTACAAACGAGGCCTAGTagttttttatatttatctaaTAATGAGAAAGTAGATGAGAAAAGGATTCATTTGATATTAAATTTATGcgatataaaatataaggAGTTAccaaaaatattttatgaatCAGGTTGTATAGAAAATGATCTtatgaaattattaaaaggAAGTGATATAAAACATTGTGTTCATTTCTTAACAGATCTACAACTAGCTTGTAAATCTTTATGTagtataataaaagatttagatttattaaatgacAACAGTTCAATAAACAAAtgtattttaaaaaattatcatattaataaatatctTAAGTTAGATAAGGCTGCTATGATTgctttaaatatatatgatgatatacatatggatcatagtagtaataaaaatacatcAAAAACAAATCCTTCATCAGCTAACACATTAACACTTTATAAATTCCTAAACAAATGTAAAACAAAAATAGGACAACGcaaattattaaattgGATAATACATCCGATAAGAGatgaacaaaaaataaatgagAGATTAGATATGGTTcaaatatttaaagaaGATAATGTTACTAGATCTATAATTCAATCGGATTATTTAAGAAAGGTATGTGATttacaaataattataaaaaaatttaaaacTACTAGTGGTTATcttaatgataataatataaatgataataatataaacaataatgataataatatgtgtgatcataataataatagcatgataatgaaaaaaaaaaataacaatataatattcaaaGGCAAACATTCATGTACTCTGGAAGATCTTGTTAAATTATATGACACAATTGTTGTttctaaaaaaatatactacctattaaatgattataaaGGAACAAACGAAAATACCctaaataaaaagatacTAAAACCTTTATGTGATTGTCTTATTAAGTTAGAACCTTATTTAAAGCTTATCGAATTAACGATAGATTTTGAAGAAAtagaaaaacaaaataattatttgatatCAAGGACATTTGATGAAAATCTTGATTTATTGGCAACACAAAAggataatatatataatttaataaaagaacATAAATTCGAAGTAGAAGAGGATATACAATATTTAAAAGgaaaacaaataaaaaaaaaaccaaCATCAGCTAATAAATTAATAGGAGgacaaataaataacacaaataatacaaataatacaaataatacaaattataataatattaaggaagatataaaattaGTCGAGTGTAATGCAAATATATTCCTATTTAGAGCTGTgaaaaaagatataaacTATATAcaagaaagaaaaaatgtatatatacaagtaagaatgaataaaaatgaaatattatttcatacaaataaattgaaaaatttatgtagacaatatgaacatatattgaatcaatataatataatacaagAAAGTTTAGCCCATAAAGCAATTCAAGTAGCATGTTCATATTGGGAGCcaataataacattatcaaaaatattatctgagattgatattttttgttcatttgGATTTATAAGTTCTTCAAGTATATCAACATATGTAAGACCAGAAATTCAAGAGAATGGAAATTTATTACATATGAAAAATTCTCGTCATCCATTAGTTGAAtcaaatttattattaataaataattttatacCTAATGATGTATATATGGATAAAGAACTTACACgattaaatataattacaGGTCCAAATATGGGTGGTAAAAGTACATACATTAGACAAATAGCTCTTATATGTGTAATGGCACATATAGGATGTTTCGTACCTTGTACGTTTGCAAAAATTCCTATACTTACACAAATAATGTGTCGAGTTGGATCATCAGATATACAATTAAAAGGTATTTCTACTTTTTTTTCAGAAATGATTGAAATATCTGCTATTATAAAAAACGCTGATCAAAATACTTTAATCATAATAGATGAATTAGGAAGAGGAACATCAACATATGAAGGGTTTGGTATCAGCTGGTCTGTTgcttattatattttaaatacaATAAAATGCTTTTGTTTATTTGCAACACATTTTCATGAAATGTCAAATTTAGAAGATGAATATAAAGGAGTAACTAATAACCATGTTGGAGCCAAAATTGATACacacacaaaaaaaatctctttcttatatgaaattaaaaaaggaTATGCTGATAAAAGTTATGGGGTATATGTTGCTCAAATAGCACAATTGCCAAAAACAGTTATTGATAAAGCCTTCCAAAAATCAAAAGAATTAGAATCGGTAGAAAACAGacattattttaaaaaaaaattattaaatcaTACTAATCaacataataatacaaatcATACATCtaatcataataaatacatctcttatttaaaagatattttCAGCGTCACAAATGAACACGAATTTTTAACCTcattcaaaaaatataaagaacaaatcaataatatactaaacgatatataa